In Cyclobacteriaceae bacterium, the DNA window AGTCCGCTGGTCACCTCGGTAATAAACTCCTCGCGCGTCATGGTTGAACGAAGCGCATAGTTGGTTTTCTTCTGATGGCCCAGTGTATCAATCGTTTCTTTCATCATATTCTTACCACATGCTGAGCCTGCTCCATGCGCGGGGTAAACAATCAAGTCGTCCGCAAGGGGCATGATCTTGTTTCGGAGCGAATCAAAGAGCAAACCCGCCAACTGTTCCTGCGTCATGTCGGCAGCCTTTTGTGCAAGATCAGGACGGCCCACGTCACCCAGGAAAAGTGTATCACCACTAAAAATGGCATAGTCTTTTCCTTTTTCATCCCGCAAGAGATAGGTGACCGACTCCATCGTATGGCCGGGAGTATGTACTACTTTGATCGTGATATTACCGACTTTCAATTCTTCGCCATCCCTGGCAATATGCGCGTTAAATTTTGGTTGAGCTGTTGGACCATACACAATGATTGCCCCCGTCTTTGCGGCCAGATCCAGATGACCTGAAACAAAGTCCGCGTGAAAGTGTGTCTCCAGCACATATTTAATTTTGACTCCGTCGGTCTCTGCTCTTTCAATATAGGATTCTACTTCCCGCAGTGGATCAATAATGACCGCTTCGTTTCCAGAGCGAATGTAATAAGCCCCTTGCGCAAGACATCCGGTATAGATCTGTTCAATTTTCATAGTCTGTGATTTTGTTTCCTTCTATTTGCTTTCACAAAGGTCGTCATGAATGAGGCCCCGCTTCAGTGACTTTTATCACCCCGGCTTAAAAAAATAGCTCTTTTCCAATTATAAAGACGGCCATGGAGAGGGCAAACCATCCGAATCCTGTCTTTAGCTTATCTCCTTTAAAAAATCGGGCGACATAGAACCCGGCAAGGACTCCTCCGATTGAAAGTGCGGAAAGAACCAACGCCAACGAATAATCCAGAGGCGAATCCGTTCCAATATCTCCCATACTTCCAATAAATGAATTGATGGCGATAATGATCAATGATGTTCCGACTGCTTTTTCCATCGGAATCCCTACGAGCAGAACAAGTGCGGGTAAGATCAAAAAACCACCGCCCGCACCAACCGTTCCTGTCAGTATTCCGACGATGAAGCCCTGAAGCGCGATCCGTACATTGCGATTCCCGGCAGGTCGAATCGAATTAATCGGGATTGATTTTTTTTGGATCATCTTGAGTGAAGCGATGATCATGAGCACCGAGAAAAGCATCATGGTAGCAAAATCTTTCGTGAGGTTCAGCGTGCCTAACCTTCCAAGTACCTCCGGGATATGTGGCAGCACGTAATGCCGCGTCAGATAAATGGCGATCATGGAAGGAACAGAGAATACAACAGCACTTCTGAAATCCACCATCTTGTACCATACACTGCGAAGTCCACCGACCAGCGCGGTGGCGCCGACAATAATTAATGAGTAGCCGGTAGCAAGCGTTGGTTCAATATGAAATAAGTACACCAGCACCAGAATGGTAAGGATGGAACCTCCCCCTCCGAAAAGACCGAGCGAAACTCCTATTAGTATGGCTGCAAGATATCCGACCACGTTTTCCATTGTTGCGTCATTTCCCTACAAAGGTCAACATGAAAAAAGTAGCGTTACGTGACAACGGTCACGCAGGAGTCAAAAAGTTAACCGGGTAATTTCATTGCGGGAAATGGAAATTCTCTTTTGTGTTTCGAGCTTCTTCAACAGGCGGGAAATGACTTCCCTGGATGAATTGAGGTCATCCGCTATCTCCTGATGGGTGATGGTGATTTTATTTCCCAGGGATTCAAACTGGCGCTTCAGGTAGAATTCAAGCTTCTCATCCATGGAATGAAACACGACATGATCGATGACTTCCAGTAATTCGCTGAAACGGGATCGGTAGGTTTCCAGGACAAAGTAATACCACTCACGGTGATCTTTCATGAGTCCATCCATATACTGAATGGGGATGGCAAGGGCTTTTACTTGGGTCAGGGCTTTTGCTTTCACGGCGCTGGCTTCATTTTTCGTAGCGCAGATCATCGACAGTGCACAGGCATTTCCTTTTTCGAGATAGTATAAAAAGAATTCCTCCCCTCGGCCCCCTCACGGTAAAGTTTCACTTGCCCTTCCAGAATAAGTAACGAGTTCTTAAAGTACTGACCTGAGCGCATGAGCATTTCGCCTTCTTCGAATTCAACCACCTGACCGATTTTTTCAAGATGACTGACCAGTTCAGAATCAAACTGCGGAAAAATCTGCTGGAGTTCCATGGTTATGTTTTTTAGAAATATTATGCTGCCCTGATAGGTTAATAGCTTGTCTCGTCCAGCTTCACCTTACCCTTGAAGGTCCAGAACACAAAGGATGTGTAAACGGCGACTAATGGTACGCCGATGGCGGCAATGGTCAGCATAATGCCCAATGATTTCTGAGAAGAACTTGCATTGTAAACTGTTAAACTATACTCCGGGTTCCCAGAAGATAACAGAATCGTGGGATAGAGTTCGATCGCTACAATGATTAGCAGCACACTCATGCTGATCGCCGAGGATACAAATGCCCAGACATATTTTTTCTTGCTGACTTGCCGCGTGATATTGGCAATGGCCAGAATCATCACCACAGGAAGCGGAAACATCCACGGATCATCTTTAATGACTTTGGTTAAATGAGGCACATATAGTAGTGTGTAAAAACTCAGCATCAGGATGCTGATCACAAAAAAGATGGTGGAGCGCTGCACAAGTCGTGTCAGTTTCTCATATAATTTGTCTTCTGTCTTCATCACCAGGTAAATGGCTCCGTGCATCATGAACAGTGAAAGCGTGGCTACGCCGACCATGATGGAATAGGGATTGAGCAACTCCAGCCAATTACCTAAGTAATTTCCATCTTTATCCATTGGGATTCCCAGCAGGACATTGCCTAATACTACTCCCAGCAAAACAGCAATGAGTGTGCTGGATACAGAATACGAAATGTCCCAGGTCATTCGCCACCACGCCATGGGTTCTTTGCTTCTGAATTCAATGGAGACTGCCCGGAAAATCAGCAGTACGAGAAAGAGCATGATCGGAATATAAAAAGCGGACAACAGGGAGGCATACACTTTTGGAAAACCTGCAAACAAAACACCCCCACCGATCACCAGCCATACTTCGTTGCCATCCCACACCGGGCCAATGGCATTTAAGGCAATGCGCCTGCTTAGTTCTTTTTTGAAAAACAAATGCAACGCGCCCGCACCCAGATCAAACCCATCCAGGATGGCGTAGCCGGTGAACACCGCTCCTAACACCAGGAACCACCACGTAGGATAATCAATGCCTAAAAATGTTTCCATTCGTATCAGATTATATCGGCCATGCCCTGTTGCAATGGACTATGTTGTATATCCTTGTCATGAGGCTCCGGACCGTGCTTGATTTTCTTATTAAGCATATAGATAAAGAGCGTCAATAACAGCATGTAGACAACCGTGAAGAGAATCAATGAAAAGACCACCTGGTTGGCCGTTACCGTTTTTGACAAGGCATCGGAAGTACGGAGCAACTTGTAGACCACCCAGGGCTGACGTCCGGTTTCCGCCGTGTACCACCCGACCTGATTGGCAATCTGAGGAAGTAATACCGTCCAGACACTCACGATCAACACCCATTGATGCGTAAACAATTTTCCTCGCCACCAACGCCAGATCAAATACCACGACCAAAAGATTAAAAACATACCGATTGCAATCATGATATGATACATCTGAAAGACAAAATTTATCATCGGAGGCCGGTCTCTTTCCACAAAACTATTCAGGCCGCGAACAGGAGTTGTAAGATTCTGATGAATCATAAAGGTTAAACCTTTCGGAATCTTCAGGCCATATACTTTCTGAGTTTCTTTATTCACCCAGCCAAATAAGTACAGATCCGCCACAGCAAGACTATCAAAGTGAGCTTCCATAGCCGCTAGTTTTGCCGGTTGGTATTCTGCAACGATCCCAGCTGAACGATGTCCAGTAAAAAGTTGTGATAACGATGCGATGGCAGCGACCACCAGCGCTATTTTAAAAGAGCGCTGCGAAAATTCAATATGCTTTTTCTTATACAAGTACCAGGCGCTGATGCTGAGCACCAGAAACGAGCCTGCGAGAAAGGCACCAATCCACACATGCAGGACACGGTCCACCGCAGATGGATTAAAGACCATCGCCCAAAAGTCGGTGATTTCAGCGCGGGCGTTTGTTCCTTCTCCTACGATATGATACCCTGCTGGCGTTTGTTGCCATGAGTTGGCCACCACGATCCAGATAGCCGAAAACATCGACCCA includes these proteins:
- a CDS encoding sulfite exporter TauE/SafE family protein; translated protein: MENVVGYLAAILIGVSLGLFGGGGSILTILVLVYLFHIEPTLATGYSLIIVGATALVGGLRSVWYKMVDFRSAVVFSVPSMIAIYLTRHYVLPHIPEVLGRLGTLNLTKDFATMMLFSVLMIIASLKMIQKKSIPINSIRPAGNRNVRIALQGFIVGILTGTVGAGGGFLILPALVLLVGIPMEKAVGTSLIIIAINSFIGSMGDIGTDSPLDYSLALVLSALSIGGVLAGFYVARFFKGDKLKTGFGWFALSMAVFIIGKELFF
- the cydB gene encoding cytochrome d ubiquinol oxidase subunit II — encoded protein: METFLGIDYPTWWFLVLGAVFTGYAILDGFDLGAGALHLFFKKELSRRIALNAIGPVWDGNEVWLVIGGGVLFAGFPKVYASLLSAFYIPIMLFLVLLIFRAVSIEFRSKEPMAWWRMTWDISYSVSSTLIAVLLGVVLGNVLLGIPMDKDGNYLGNWLELLNPYSIMVGVATLSLFMMHGAIYLVMKTEDKLYEKLTRLVQRSTIFFVISILMLSFYTLLYVPHLTKVIKDDPWMFPLPVVMILAIANITRQVSKKKYVWAFVSSAISMSVLLIIVAIELYPTILLSSGNPEYSLTVYNASSSQKSLGIMLTIAAIGVPLVAVYTSFVFWTFKGKVKLDETSY
- a CDS encoding cytochrome ubiquinol oxidase subunit I; amino-acid sequence: MSVEILSRLQFAFTVAFHYIYPPLSIGLGLMMVLMEGQYIRTGEKVYEEMARFFTKIFALTFGIGVATGIVMEFEFGTNWATYSRYVGDVFGSALAAEGIFAFALESGFLGVVLFGWNKVGRKVHFFATVMVFLGSMFSAIWIVVANSWQQTPAGYHIVGEGTNARAEITDFWAMVFNPSAVDRVLHVWIGAFLAGSFLVLSISAWYLYKKKHIEFSQRSFKIALVVAAIASLSQLFTGHRSAGIVAEYQPAKLAAMEAHFDSLAVADLYLFGWVNKETQKVYGLKIPKGLTFMIHQNLTTPVRGLNSFVERDRPPMINFVFQMYHIMIAIGMFLIFWSWYLIWRWWRGKLFTHQWVLIVSVWTVLLPQIANQVGWYTAETGRQPWVVYKLLRTSDALSKTVTANQVVFSLILFTVVYMLLLTLFIYMLNKKIKHGPEPHDKDIQHSPLQQGMADII